A genomic region of Colletotrichum destructivum chromosome 5, complete sequence contains the following coding sequences:
- a CDS encoding Putative Cell wall mannoprotein, with translation MRFLLVLSLLLCLIVISAQMVIPPEEALGRGGRDKDKGRGGRGKDKGKGKGKEPVMGGSQALQKQIGNLQEKVTSAKETLEPFKGGSLKGLVGLLKVNEAVVTLGETIDRTTESAEATDTLSAKESTEIGTRFLSLQPDINNLLTELQSKRGEFDKAGFKILDVRSLIRDSVVIQKDKASDLGGAVSLESPESHATETSPRSQTDPTRCQFTKALDPQFQPIATQVSDQIQSNFTQAIGEYEGRGGKIKIPSKAVPQLTDLLAGVARALGIGDRDRMAMMMAAAGPVANAAEAVPMTNYASAEAAFADINASDTVQANAAVEAALRGTSDMELRRLGPDENDLRGIPPLVLAVLRRYDII, from the exons ATGCGGTTCCTTCTTGTTCTGTCACTGCTTCTATGCCTCATCGTGATCAGCGCCCAAATGGTAATACCGCCCGAGGAGGCGCTGGGCCGTGGCGGCAGAGACAAGGACAAAGgcagaggaggccgaggcaaagacaaaggcaaaggcaaggGCAAAGAACCGGTGATGGGCGGGTCGCAAGCTTTACAGAAACAAATCGGGAATCTCCAAGAAAAGGTCACCTCGGCGAAGGAAACGCTCGAGCCCTTCAAGGGCGGCAGCTTGAAGGGCCTCGTGGGCTTGCTGAAAGTGAACGAGGCGGTCGTCACGCTTGGAGAGACAATCGACCGCACAACGGAGTCGGCCGAGGCAACGGACACCCTGTCAGCAAAGGAATC GACGGAAATCGGCACCCGGTTCCTCAGTCTGCAACccgacatcaacaacctgTTGACCGAGCTCCAGAGTAAACGCGGCGAGTTCGACAAAGCCGGCTTCAAAATCCTGGACGTCAGGAGCCTTATCCGAGACTCCGTTGTCATTCAGAAGGATAAAGCCAGTGACTTGGGTGGTGCTGTAAGTTTGGAGAGCCCAGAAAGCCATGCCACGGAAACTTCACCTCGATCCCAGACTGACCCGACCCGCTGCCAGTTCACCAAGGCTCTGGACCCTCAGTTCCAGCCCATCGCGACGCAGGTGAGCGACCAGATCCAGAGCAACTTCACTCAGGCCATCGGAGAATACGAGGGCCGCGGCGGGAAGATCAAGATCCCGTCCAAGGCCGTGCCGCAGCTCACAGACCTCCTTGCCGGCGTGGCGAGggccctcggcatcggcgatCGGGAcaggatggcgatgatgatggcggcggccggaccGGTTGCCaatgccgccgaggccgtcccGATGACCAACTATGCcagcgccgaggccgccttCGCGGATATCAACGCCTCCGACACGGTTCAGGCGAacgcggccgtcgaggcggcgcttcGGGGCACGTCGGACATGGAGCTCAGGAGGTTGGGTCCGGACGAGAACGACTTGCGTGGCATACCGCCTCTTGTCCTCGCTGTCCTGCGTAGATATGACATTATTTAG
- a CDS encoding uncharacterized protein (Putative transcription factor domain, fungi), with protein sequence MRKLARRPNVQKQFNPTKGATFGSGDTPDATQQSCTVSVLDFATSPPPRPPEPSKRNSGGPAVEPDAGQAAERYRMPELFVDRIIDRARKAPRRSRPVTESINYVRGNGIFGGTSNLTFFSESRLKSLSQCLGHDRVNDLVGRIASSVEDRIRAVKQVGCNLSRPADRPSCLDDKTLVAKYIQLYFKRIHPRFPFLDRASFESAAANQEKPNSAPRSKSWTCLYHTVLALGCQYDGGGSFEPTEGESWKLFSIALANFTDLMVLPDTVTAFQAVTAMFIYSLGVAGIALEHILMSEAIRRAQNLADAKFIGLAADAYNRTFWVLYSLEKVTTFHHGRPSGIVDCDIACPIPHTPDSFFSGDFDWFLCFVTHARLLSRACTSLFAVGVSHYPGDYYLDVIEQLTVELEDWRSSLPDNGFRPGGQTKAHSIVDDQERTVALATHFLYYSFLLTMTRMALRHLPSSEAPPDCARRESAMKTVEHSARSLLELVPIIDLAPYTPIWMMAGIPVMAFFVLFDLVIHNPRQQQTATNLALLDVMSTHCNRMDVLSSGALPGDFIGEFAHIARSYVIEVNRRSPTGNTPQAPSSTLQGSSFSPQWSLPSVDNYGFTPLQVQPGFSDMSPIPASHPAESMDADEMMMAASHPAGTDVMNLFGVWIPELEPMFYQGVLGQYDGGLPGAQQGLGPTPSLSYEYDNNS encoded by the exons TTCGGTTCGGGCGACACGCCTGACGCAACTCAACAAAGTTGCACCGTCTCGGTTTTGGATTTTGCcacttcgccgccgccccggccgccggagccgagtAAGCGTAATAGTGGCGGTCCCGCTGTCGAGCCTGACGCCGGACAGGCCGCGGAACGATACCGCATGCCGGAACTATTCGTCGACCGCATCATTGACCGAGCTCGTAAAGCCCCCAGGCGATCGAGGCCTGTAACTGAGAGTATCAATTACGTCAGA GGAAACGGCATATTCG GCGGCACCAGCAACTTGACTTTCTTTTCCGAGAGCAGACTAAAGTCTCTTTCGCAATGTCTCGGTCATGATAGAGTCAATGACTTGGTAGGGCGGATTGCCAGTTCGGTTGAGGACCGGATACGAGCCGTGAAGCAGGTCGGCTGCAATCTCTCTCGGCCGGCCGATCGACCATCATGCCTCGATGACAAAACCCTTGTCGCCAAGTACATCCAAC TGTACTTCAAACGAATCCATCCCCGTTTTCCATTCCTGGATCGCGCGTCCTTcgagtccgccgccgccaaccagGAAAAGCCCaactcggcgccgagaagcaAGTCCTGGACCTGCCTCTACCACACAGTGCTCGCCCTGGGCTGCCAGTACGACGGCGGAGGCAGCTTCGAGCCCACCGAGGGAGAGTCCTGGAAGCTGttctccatcgccctcgccaactTCACGGACCTGATGGTGCTGCCGGACACGGTGACGGCGTTTCAAGCGGTGACAGCAATGTTCATCTACTCTCTCGGCGTGGCCGGGATCGCGCTGGAGCACATTCTCATGTCCGAGGCCATACGGAGAGCCCAGAACCTGGCCGACGCCAAGTTCATCGGTCTCGCGGCGGATGCGTACAACAGAACCTTCTGGGTGTTGTACTCTCTGGAGAAGGTCACAACCTTTCACCATGGAAGACCGTCA GGCATCGTCGACTGTGACATAGCATGTCCGATCCCTCATACCCCCGATTCGTTCTTCTCTGGCGATTTCGACTGGTTTCTGTGCTTCGTCACCCACGCGCGCCTGCTGTCGCGAGCATGCACGTcgctcttcgccgtcggcgtgtCTCACTACCCTGGCGATTACTACCTGGACGTCATCGAACAGCTGACAGTAGAGCTGGAGGACTGGAGAAGCTCCCTGCCGGACAATGGTTTCAGGCCAGGCGGCCAGACAAAGGCTCACTCGATCGTAGATGACCAAGAGCGCACGGTAGCGCTGGCGACGCACTTCCTCTACTACAGCTTCctcttgacgatgacgagaatGGCTCTGAGGCATCTCCCGTCCTCGGAAGCCCCGCCTGACTGTGCGCGGCGGGAGTCTGCGATGAAGACCGTCGAGCATTCCGCCAGATCGCTGCTCGAACTCGTCCCCATCATAGACTTGGCCCCCTACACCCCGATATG GATGATGGCTGGTATTCCCGTcatggccttcttcgtcctgttcgacctcgtcatccaCAACCCCCGGCAGCAACAGACAGCAACGAACCTGGCACTGCTCGACGTCATGAGCACACACTGCAATCGGATGGATGTCTTGTCAAGCGGCGCGTTACCTGGCGATTTCATCGGAGAGTTCGCACACATCGCCCGAAGCTATGTAATCGAGGTCAACCGCCGAAGCCCGACCGGTAACACGCCCCAGGCACCGTCGAGCACGTTACAGGGATCCTCCTTCAGCCCTCAGTGGTCGCTACCAAGCGTCGATAACTACGGGTTCACGCCGCTTCAAGTACAGCCCGGCTTCTCAGAC ATGAGTCCGATCCCGGCGTCGCATCCGGCGGAATCTATGGACGCGGATGAAATGATGATGGCTGCGAGCCACCCTGCCGGAACCGACGTGATGAATCTGTTTGGCGTTTGGATTCCTGAACTGGAGCCCATGTTTTATCAAGGCGTTTTAGGCCAATATGATGGGGGACTCCCAGGTGCTCAACAAGGCCTTGGTCCTACGCCGAGCCTTTCGTATGAGTACGACAACAACTCGTAG